A genomic segment from Glycine soja cultivar W05 chromosome 20, ASM419377v2, whole genome shotgun sequence encodes:
- the LOC114402316 gene encoding probable alkaline/neutral invertase D, producing MDGHMGMRKISSHCSIPDLDDSDILRLLEKPKLNIERQRSFDERSLSELSIGLARAGLDNYDTYSPGGRSGFNTPASSTRNSFEPHPMVADAWESLRKSLVYFRGQPVGTIAAVDHQSEEVLNYDQVFVRDFVPSALAFLMNGEPEIVRNFLLKTLHLQGWEKRVDRFKLGEGVMPASFKVLHDPIRKTDTLIADFGESAIGRVAPVDSGFWWIILLRAYTKSTGDLSLAESPDCQKGMKLILTLCLSEGFDTFPTLLCADGCCMVDRRMGIYGYPIEIQALFFMALRCALSMLKQDDAEGKECVERIVKRLHALSYHMRSYFWLDFQQLNDIYRYKTEEYSHTAVNKFNVIPDSIPEWVFDFMPMRGGYFIGNVSPARMDFRWFALGNCVAILSSLATPEQSMAIMDLIESRWDELVGEMPLKISYPAIESHEWRIVTGCDPKNTRWSYHNGGSWPVLLWLVTAACIKTGRPQIARRAIELAESRLLKDGWPEYYDGKLGRYIGKQARKYQTWSIAGYLVAKMMLEDPSHLGMISLEEDKQMKPVIKRSSSWTC from the exons ATGGACGGCCATATGGGAATGAGGAAAATCAGCTCTCACTGCTCTATCCCTGATTTGGATGATTCTGATATCTTACGTTTGCTTGAAAAGCCAAAGTTGAACATTGAGAGACAGAGATCATTTGATGAGAGGTCACTCAGTGAGCTCTCCATTGGTCTTGCGAGAGCGGGCTTGGATAACTATGACACTTATTCTCCAGGAGGAAGATCTGGCTTCAACACACCTGCTTCGTCTACACGGAACTCGTTCGAGCCTCACCCCATGGTTGCCGATGCCTGGGAATCCCTCAGAAAATCTCTAGTCTATTTTAGAGGCCAACCGGTTGGCACAATTGCAGCTGTTGATCATCAATCAGAGGAAGTTCTGAACTATGATCAG GTTTTTGTTCGAGATTTTGTGCCCAGTGCTCTAGCCTTTTTGATGAATGGTGAACCAGAGATAGTCAGGAACTTCTTGTTGAAGACACTGCATCTTCAGGGGTGGGAAAAAAGAGTAGATCGGTTTAAGCTTGGTGAAGGTGTGATGCCAGCTAGTTTCAAAGTTCTTCATGATCCTATTAGGAAAACAGATACTCTTATTGCAGATTTTGGTGAAAGTGCAATTGGAAGAGTTGCTCCAGTTGATTCTGGATTCTGGTGGATAATTTTGCTTCGTGCCTACACAAAGTCTACAGGGGATTTATCTTTGGCTGAATCACCTGATTGTCAAAAGGGAATGAAACTTATACTGACTCTATGCTTGTCAGAGGGGTTTGATACATTTCCAACTTTGCTTTGTGCTGATGGATGTTGCATGGTTGATCGAAGAATG GGCATTTATGGTTATCCAATAGAGATTCAAGCACTTTTCTTCATGGCATTGAGATGTGCTTTGTCAATGCTGAAACAGGATGACGCCGAAGGAAAGGAATGCGTAGAGCGTATTGTGAAGCGTTTGCATGCACTAAGTTATCATATGCGGAGTTACTTTTGGCTCGACTTCCAACAACTAAATGACATTTATCGATATAAGACCGAGGAGTACTCACATACTGCAGTAAATAAGTTTAATGTTATTCCTGATTCAATCCCAGAATGGGTGTTTGACTTTATGCCAATGCGCGGGGGCTACTTCATTGGAAATGTTAGTCCGGCCCGGATGGATTTTCGATGGTTTGCTTTAGGAAATTGTGTTGCAATTCTATCTTCTCTGGCAACTCCGGAGCAATCAATGGCTATCATGGATCTTATTGAATCTCGCTGGGATGAATTAGTTGGAGAAATGCCCCTAAAAATATCTTATCCTGCAATAGAGAGCCATGAGTGGCGAATTGTTACTGGTTGTGATCCCAAAAATACCAGATGGAGTTACCATAATGGAGGATCTTGGCCAG TGCTCCTGTGGCTAGTTACAGCTGCTTGTATCAAAACGGGGAGACCACAGATTGCAAGACGTGCAATTGAACTTGCCGAGAGTCGTTTACTGAAGGATGGGTGGCCAGAGTATTATGATGGTAAACTTGGGAGATATATTGGCAAACAGGCAAGAAAATACCAAACATGGTCTATTGCAGGTTATCTGGTGGCAAAGATGATGCTGGAGGACCCCTCACACTTGGGGATGATTTCCCTTGAAGAAGACAAACAGATGAAACCGGTTATTAAAAGATCATCTTCTTGGACTTGCTAA